In a genomic window of Leisingera caerulea DSM 24564:
- the rocF gene encoding arginase, whose amino-acid sequence MTSQHCILIGAPVDSGKRRAGCLMGPDAYRTAGIAAALESLGHTVEDIGNLAPEAHPADTNDGLVYARNETIGWTSRLAQAAEDALECGLPVFLGGDHSLSLGSVAGAANFAAKEGRPLFVLWLDAHTDFHTPETSDSGNLHGTPVGYFTGRRGFDDFPEVLNPVPEENVCMIGLRSVDTQERLALEDSSIRTHDMRHIDENGIAGPLNRFLDQVAQANGMLHVSLDVDFLDPSVAPAVGTTVPGGATVREAHLVCEILHDSGLMTSLDLVELNPFLDERGRTAHLMVDLCASALGRRVFDRPTRSYQ is encoded by the coding sequence GCCGGGCCGGCTGCCTGATGGGCCCGGACGCCTACCGGACCGCTGGGATTGCCGCCGCCCTGGAAAGCCTTGGCCACACGGTGGAAGATATTGGCAACCTGGCGCCGGAGGCCCATCCTGCCGACACCAATGACGGACTCGTCTACGCCCGCAACGAAACCATCGGCTGGACTTCGCGCCTCGCGCAGGCTGCCGAAGACGCGCTGGAGTGCGGCCTGCCGGTGTTCCTGGGCGGCGATCACTCGCTGTCGCTGGGATCCGTGGCCGGGGCTGCAAACTTTGCCGCAAAGGAAGGCCGGCCGCTGTTTGTGCTTTGGCTGGACGCGCATACGGATTTCCACACGCCGGAGACATCGGACAGCGGCAATCTGCACGGCACACCGGTTGGATATTTCACCGGGCGCAGGGGGTTCGACGACTTTCCTGAAGTTCTGAACCCGGTTCCGGAGGAGAATGTCTGCATGATCGGCCTGCGGTCTGTGGACACTCAGGAGCGGCTCGCGCTGGAAGACAGTTCCATCCGCACCCATGACATGCGCCATATTGATGAAAACGGCATTGCCGGCCCGTTGAACCGGTTCTTGGATCAGGTCGCCCAGGCCAATGGCATGCTTCACGTCTCGCTGGACGTGGACTTTCTCGACCCCTCGGTCGCGCCGGCTGTCGGCACCACCGTTCCCGGCGGCGCCACCGTGCGCGAGGCGCACCTGGTCTGCGAAATTCTGCACGACTCCGGCCTGATGACCTCGCTGGATCTGGTTGAGCTGAACCCGTTCCTGGATGAGCGCGGCCGCACGGCGCATCTGATGGTGGACCTCTGCGCCTCCGCCCTGGGCCG